From a single Brassica oleracea var. oleracea cultivar TO1000 chromosome C5, BOL, whole genome shotgun sequence genomic region:
- the LOC106344125 gene encoding putative cellulose synthase-like protein D6, with protein sequence MLGETSSKNPRISHVSISTGDICSEFGSSSDFANYTVHVPPTPDNNPAPLHIALQDIDTGSSYKDDDLDQTELRISEEEDALLYKISQPLTRVVKISPIIIALYRILIFVRIVSLCLFLFWRVNNANEKAIWLWGLSVICEIWFAFSWLIDQIPRLYPVNHATDTEALKARFESPNPNNPTGKSDLPGIDVFVSTADAEKEPPLVTANTILSILSVDYPIEKLSCYLSDDGGSLLTFEAMAEAASFAKIWVPFCRKHKVEPRNPESYFGLKKDPYKGKVRHDFVRERRYVKRGYEEFKVRVNALSHSIRRRSDAFNSKEEIKALEKWKNWKVKVEEDQVKEPRPAIVAPKATWMSDGTHWPGTWTVPCQNHSRGDHASIIQVLLNPPEDEPLNERGGEECALDFEGVDTRLPMFVYVSRQKRPGYDHNKKAGAMNALVRASAIMSNGPFILNLDCDHYVYNSIAFRDGICFMMDEDGDRVCYVQFPQRFEGIDPSDRYANKNTVFFDINLRALDGIQGPMYVGTGCLFRRTALYGFDPPDLPVETEPSGCCCCCFPREKKRSPATVASQPAYYVDVEEEDQFDVNLIRKHFGSSSMLVSSVKVAEFQGKPLAMGHSSIRGRPPGSLTCGREPLDAAAVSEAVNVISCWYEDKTEWGISVGWVYGSVTEDVVTGFRMHEKGWRSFYCVTEPDAFRGSAPINLTDRLHQVLRWATGSVEIFFSRNNAVLAGRKLKFLQRISYLNVGIYPFTSVFILTYCFLPPLSLFSGQFVVDSLAPTFLVYLLTISLSLCGLAVLEVKWSGISLEEWWRNEQFWLIGGTSAHLVAVLQGILKVIAGIEISFTLTSKSSGDDEDDEFADLYLFKWTSLMILPLTIIILNIVAILFAFCRTVFSDNPQWSNLVGGTFFAAWVLVHMYPFAKGLMGRRGRTPTIVYVWSGLIAICISLLYVTIKNSELNGGSFQLT encoded by the exons ATGTTGGGTGAGACATCTAGCAAGAATCCAAGAATCAGCCACGTGTCCATTTCCACCGGAGATATCTGCAGCGAATTCGGAAGCAGCTCCGATTTCGCTAACTACACCGTCCATGTCCCTCCGACGCCGGATAACAATCCGGCTCCGCTTCACATCGCTCTCCAAGACATCGACACCGGTTCATCTTACAAAGACGACGACTTGGATCAAACCGAACTGAGAATCAGTGAAGAAGAAGATGCCTTGCTCTACAAGATATCTCAGCCCTTAACTCGTGTTGTCAAAATCTCTCCGATCATCATCGCTCTGTATCG GATTTTAATATTTGTCCGAATCGTATCACTATGTCTGTTTCTATTTTGGAGAGTCAATAACGCAAATGAGAAAGCAATCTGGCTATGGGGTCTCTCTGTAATCTGCGAAATCTGGTTTGCTTTCTCTTGGTTAATCGACCAAATCCCTAGGCTGTATCCGGTTAACCACGCAACCGATACCGAAGCCTTGAAGGCGAGATTCGAATCACCAAACCCGAACAACCCGACCGGGAAATCGGATCTTCCTGGAATCGATGTGTTTGTTTCAACTGCTGATGCAGAGAAGGAGCCACCGTTGGTTACAGCCAACACAATCCTTTCGATATTATCCGTCGATTATCCTATTGAGAAGCTTTCTTGCTATCTCTCCGACGATGGAGGCTCGCTTCTAACGTTTGAAGCAATGGCTGAAGCAGCTAGCTTTGCGAAAATATGGGTACCTTTTTGCAGGAAACATAAGGTCGAGCCGCGGAATCCGGAAAGTTACTTCGGTTTGAAGAAAGATCCTTACAAGGGTAAGGTGAGGCATGATTTTGTTAGAGAGCGAAGGTATGTGAAAAGGGGTTACGAGGAGTTTAAGGTTCGGGTTAACGCATTGTCTCATTCGATTAGAAGGAGATCTGATGCGTTTAATAGCAAAGAAGAGATCAAAGCCTTGGAGAAATGGAAGAACTGGAAAGTGAAAGTTGAGGAAGACCAAGTCAAGGAACCAAGGCCTGCTATAGTAGCTCCTAAAGCTACTTGGATGAGTGACGGCACGCATTGGCCGGGTACTTGGACTGTTCCTTGTCAGAACCATTCGAGAGGTGACCATGCTAGTATTATACAG GTGTTGCTTAATCCTCCTGAAGATGAACCGCTTAATGAGAGAGGCGGTGAGGAGTGCGCACTGGATTTCGAAGGAGTAGACACTCGTTTACCGATGTTTGTGTACGTGAGCCGCCAGAAACGGCCTGGTTATGATCATAACAAGAAGGCAGGAGCTATGAACGCTTTGGTCCGAGCCTCAGCTATAATGTCTAATGGACCGTTCATATTGAACTTAGACTGTGACCACTACGTCTACAACTCTATAGCCTTTAGAGATGGGATCTGTTTCATGATGGACGAAGATGGCGACCGCGTCTGCTATGTTCAGTTTCCGCAGAGGTTCGAAGGCATAGATCCCTCTGACCGCTATGCTAACAAAAACACTGTTTTCTTCGACATTAACCTGAGGGCTCTCGATGGGATTCAAGGTCCGATGTATGTCGGGACAGGGTGTTTGTTCCGAAGAACAGCGCTTTACGGTTTCGACCCGCCTGATCTTCCTGTGGAGACAGAACCGTCTGGATGCTGTTGCTGCTGTTTCCCACGGGAAAAGAAACGCAGTCCCGCAACCGTAGCTTCTCAACCAGCGTACTACGTAGACGTTGAGGAGGAAGATCAGTTTGATGTCAATCTGATTAGGAAGCATTTCGGTAGCTCGAGTATGCTAGTGAGTTCCGTAAAGGTCGCGGAGTTCCAAGGTAAGCCATTAGCCATGGGACATTCCAGCATACGTGGACGCCCTCCTGGCTCCTTGACATGCGGCCGCGAGCCACTGGACGCCGCGGCCGTGAGCGAGGCGGTTAACGTTATCTCATGCTGGTACGAGGACAAGACTGAATGGGGAATCAGCGTCGGGTGGGTCTACGGATCGGTTACCGAAGACGTGGTGACAGGTTTTAGAATGCATGAGAAAGGATGGAGATCCTTCTACTGCGTAACTGAACCAGACGCGTTCCGTGGATCCGCGCCGATAAACTTAACCGATCGGCTCCACCAGGTTCTCCGTTGGGCTACAGGATCAGTTGAGATCTTCTTCTCCAGAAACAACGCTGTTTTAGCTGGTAGGAAACTCAAGTTCCTCCAGAGAATCTCCTACCTCAACGTCGGAATCTACCCGTTCACCAGCGTTTTCATCTTAACCTACTGCTTCCTCCCTCCGTTATCTCTCTTCTCCGGCCAGTTCGTGGTTGATAGCCTTGCGCCAACGTTCCTTGTTTACCTTCTGACGATCTCTTTGTCTCTATGTGGGTTAGCTGTTCTTGAAGTCAAGTGGTCAGGGATCTCGTTAGAAGAATGGTGGAGAAACGAGCAGTTCTGGTTAATCGGTGGCACCAGCGCTCATTTAGTCGCTGTTCTTCAAGGTATCCTCAAAGTCATCGCCGGAATCGAAATCTCTTTCACGTTGACTTCGAAATCTTCTGGAGATGACGAAGACGACGAGTTCGCTGATCTCTATCTGTTTAAATGGACGTCTTTGATGATCCTCCCGTTAACGATCATAATCTTGAACATCGTGGCGATTCTTTTCGCGTTTTGTCGGACCGTTTTCAGTGATAATCCACAGTGGAGCAATCTCGTTGGTGGGACTTTCTTCGCCGCTTGGGTTTTGGTTCATATGTATCCGTTTGCCAAAGGATTGATGGGAAGAAGAGGAAGAACTCCGACAATTGTTTATGTTTGGTCGGGACTTATCGCTATTTGCATCTCTCTTCTCTACGTTACCATTAAGAACTCGGAGCTTAACGGAGGATCATTTCAGTTGACTTAA